A genomic window from Plasmodium coatneyi strain Hackeri chromosome 13, complete sequence includes:
- a CDS encoding KIR-like protein has product MNAGLNYNNIPCDFFYYWVGDTFWNNLGGHTLSNLLDKIYSTLSTLSYGTKCNIKYEGTDERTVKQRKTLFDYSFDYNTIEKDLLEKDDPNCNSHWISYRLNVSTVCKAVKQSCEKKYDSDEYCKKFKAQYRVYCDAAEFLNSYCNSKIELASARATATADAQEASLAAEEKLRSTTTTASITSIITTLAATVVPFLLYKYKPWSSWFSKHTSGNGGRSNRRRRSIGGDIDTLTENDSRYDSTDTSTIGPTENSTLGPGAYNTRQISGRRNNNAGGRGMVGYHNM; this is encoded by the exons ATGAATGCAGGCCtgaattataataatataccctgtgatttcttttattactggGTGGGAGATACATTCTGGAACAACTTAGGTGGTCATACATTGTCAAACCTTTTGGATAAAATTTACAGTACGCTGAGTACTCTTTCCTATGGGACGAAATGTAACATTAAATACGAAGGTACTGACGAAAGAACTGTCAAACAGAGGAAAACCCTATTCGATTATTCTTTCGACTATAATACCATAGAAAAAGATTTACTTGAGAAAGATGATCCTAATTGTAATAGTCATTGGATAAGTTACCGTCTCAATGTATCTACAGTGTGCAAGGCTGTGAAACAAAGttgtgagaaaaaatatgacagTGATGAatactgtaaaaaatttaaagcaCAGTATAGGGTATATTGTGATGCAGCGGAATTCTTAAACTCATACTGTAATTCAAAAATTGAATTAGCATCTGCGCGAGCAACTGCAACAGCTGACGCACAAGAAGCATCCTTGGCAGCAGAGGAAAAGTTACGTTCCACCACTACCACAGCAAGCATCACGTCTATCATCACCACACTAGCAGCAACGGTAGTTCCTTTCCtactatataag tataaaccatggtcttcttggtttagtaagcacacttctggaaatggaggaagaagtaatagaagaagaagatcaatCGGGGGTGACATTGATACTCTAACAGAAAACGATTCAAGGTACGATTCAacggacacttccacaataggtccaacagAAAATTCCACCCTGGGCCCTGGTGCATACAACACAAGACAGAtcagtggaagaagaaataataacgCGGGGGGTCGtgggatggtaggttatcatAACATGTAA
- a CDS encoding Variable surface protein Vir7-like: MNSKLNKYSISSALTGSIMGAYCTVCKMEDKPPEFKDIPCKFFYHWLGTQPTVDEKTNELSKILEDIYNVLKNDTDGHKCEVNYDDVDRDKFKSRKEVFDHYYNYEDVEKYVLGGHSNCLAEWMDYQGGIELSSGSSGSFSDSDTSALTDRASGGEGKGSLLGRLPSKLILYSDLNKANSSNRCNNADHTDEVEMEIKQYLKDGNHAANIVGAYCYVHDIKRVNTHTHDLCYKLYYWIGQKVKDNYSSVNTFPWAMMKIYDQLKRVVQDGPCGNMYNNIDGSLFSQRKIVYEYSEDYTTMEGHFTTKGESCDDEYKAHLEAIKKACTSVKPKCSGGEMDNPYCNHYNQKYKNYCEKKLSELENLKERKCIKPKPNPNPNQDGSSGSFTDSADSGSAASSALAPASVSGALAAVGLPALAFYLYKVINTMIKVKIIAFY; encoded by the exons ATGAACAGTAAATTGAATAAGTACTCCATAAGTTCTGCTTTAACAGGGAGTATCATGGGAGCTTACTGTACTGTGTGTAAAATGGAGGACAAACCGCCGGAATTTAAGGATATACcatgtaaatttttctaccATTGGTTGGGGACACAGCCAACCGTTGATGAAAAAACGAATGAATTATCAAAAATACTGGAAGATATTTACAATGTGCTGAAGAATGATACCGACGGGCATAAGTGTGAAGTTAACTACGACGATGTTGACAGAGACAAATTCAAGagtaggaaggaagtatTTGACCATTATTACAACTATGAGGATGTAGAGAAGTATGTACTGGGGGGTCACTCAAATTGTTTAGCAGAGTGGATGGATTACCAAGGGGGCATTGAATTATCAT CCGGCAGCAGCGGTTCCTTTAGTGATTCTGACACTTCTGCTTTGACAGATAGGGCCAGtggtggggaaggaaag ggTTCACTTCTGGGAAGGTTACCTTcaaaattaattttatacAGTGATTTAAATAAAGCAAATAGTTCAAATAGATGTAATAATGCCGACCACACGGACGAAGTGGAAATGGAAATAAAGCAATATCTGAAAGATGGGAACCATGCTGCAAATATTGTGGGGGCCTACTGTTACGTACATGATATAAAAAGGGTCAACACCCACACTCATGACCTCTGCTATAagttatattattggatagggcaGAAAGTAAAGGACAATTACAGCAGTGTGAATACTTTCCCTTGGGCTATGATGAAGATTTACGATCAATTGAAAAGGGTAGTTCAGGACGGTCCATGCGgaaatatgtacaataaTATTGACGGAAGTCTTTTCAGTCAAAGAAAAATAGTATATGAATACTCTGAGGACTATACAACTATGGAAGGTCATTTTACAACTAAAGGAGAATCATGTGATGACGAATATAAAGCTCACCTGGAGGCCATTAAAAAAGCATGTACTTCTGTGAAACCGAAATGCTCAGGAGGAGAGATGGATAATCCATATTGTAACCATTACAAtcagaaatataaaaattactGTGAGAAGAAATTATCAGAACTCGAAAATctgaaagaaaggaaatgtATTAAACCCAAACCAAACCCCAATCCAAATCAAGATGGTAGTAGTGGTTCCTTCACTGATAGTGCCGATAGTGGTAGTGCTGCTAGCAGTGCCCTTGCACCTGCCTCTGTGTCTGgtgcattagctgcagtaggattaccagcacttgctttctatctatataaagtaattaaCACTATGATAAAAGTTAAAATAATAGCATTTTACTAA
- a CDS encoding 50S ribosomal protein L7Ae, with amino-acid sequence MAKDKKQPKKPSKKTPAPCPLSNKKTVKKDIKKERKKGIRSNPLIFEKKKKSNIIGVGVRAKRDLSKYIKWPKYIRIQRKKKILLERLKVPPSINQFNHTLSKGQTQDLVNFLKAYKPESKAEKKKRLLNKAKDALNKVASKDKKPMMIKYGINHITKLVEKKKANLVVIANDVSPIELVLFLPTLCRLKDIPYCIVKDKATLGKLVHKKTATAICVQNVSKDDQEKLDYFAKICRENFSDNVDIRRKWGGQKMSAKSMMLKKLKDKARKIEEAKKKEISAKL; translated from the exons ATG GCGAAAGATAAAAAGCAACCTAAGAAACCCTCGAAGAAAACGCCAGCGCCCTGCCCGCTGAGCAACAAGAAAACCGTGAAGAAGgatataaagaaggaaaggaaaaagggaattcGAAGTAACCCACTCATCTtcgagaaaaagaagaagagtaACATAATCGGTGTGGGTGTTCGTGCCAAGAGGGACCTATCCAAGTATATCAAGTGGCCCAAGTACATTCGtatccagaggaagaagaagattctGCTCGAGAGGCTGAAGGTCCCCCCCTCCATTAACCAATTTAACCACACGCTGTCGAAGGGCCAG ACGCAAGACCTGGTGAACTTCCTCAAGGCGTACAAGCCAGAGTCGAAGgccgaaaagaaaaagagactTCTGAACAAAGCCAAGGATGCATTGAACAAGGTGGCTTCCAAAGATAAGAAGCCAATGATGATAAAGTACGGAATTAACCATATCACAAAGTTggtggagaaaaagaaggccAACCTTGTAGTCATTGCTAACGACGTCTCCCCAATCGAATTGGTACTCTTCCTACCCACCTTATGTCGACTGAAGGATATTCCCTACTGCATTGTGAAGGATAAAGCCACCCTCGGAAAACTcgttcataaaaaaacagccacAGCCATTTGCGTACAGAATGTTTCAAAAGATGACCAAGAAAAATTGGACtactttgcaaaaatatgcaGAGAGAATTTCAGCGACAATGTGGACATTAGAAGAAAATGGGGAGGCCAGAAAATGAGCGCCAAGTCCATGATGCTGAAGAAGCTCAAGGACAAGGCCAGGAAGATTGAAGAGGccaagaagaaggaaatctCCGCCAAGCTGTAA
- a CDS encoding Ribosomal protein family L5 — translation MAYVKVVKNKAYFKRYQVKYRRRREGKTDYRARKALILQDKNKYNAQKLRFVVRKTNCQIICQIASAHIEGDKILAEAKSKELIRYGIPVGLKNYAAAYATGLLCARRFLKSLNLDTQFVGVEKLTDDMNENNDDKEEDEERKPIKAFLDVGITRTTTGNRVFAALKGACDGGLNIPHGTNRFPGSKNEFNPEQLRKNILGIHVAEYMKTLQEEDMDKYKAHFNDYIKNKIDANNIEQMYLNAHEKIRKNPEKLQKSKDKVKKFVAKHEKPKKLNAKLRKKRVKEKLAKYVEKLQ, via the exons atggcatACGTCAAAGTTGTTAAGAATAAGGCCTACTTTAAAAGGTACCAAGTGAAGTATAGGAGACGAAGAG AGGGCAAAACGGACTACCGAGCGCGAAAGGCCCTAATCCTCCAGGATAAAAACAAGTACAACGCGCAGAAGCTCCGATTTGTTGTGAGAAAAACCAACTGCCAGATCATATGCCAGATAGCAAGTGCACACATTGAAGGGGATAAAATATTGGCGGAGGCCAAGTCGAAGGAGCTCATCCGATATGGAATCCCTGTAGGGTTAAAGAACTACGCTGCTGCATACGCCACAGGGTTACTATGCGCAAGGAGATTTTTGAAGTCCCTGAATTTAGATACGCAGTTTGTTGGAGTGGAGAAACTTACAGACGACATGAATGAAAACAATGAcgataaggaagaagatgaggaaagaaaaccAATTAAAGCATTCTTAGACGTTGGTATTACCAGGACGACGACTGGTAACCGCGTCTTTGCTGCTTTGAAGGGAGCATGCGATGGAGGATTGAATATCCCACACGGGACCAACAGATTCCCTGGATCCAAGAATGAATTTAATCCAGAACaattaaggaagaacattCTTGGTATCCACGTTGCTGAATATATGAAGACATTGCAAGAGGAAGACATGGACAAGTATAAGGCCCACTTTAATGATTacataaagaacaaaatagatGCAAATAATATCGAGCAGATGTATCTGAATGCTCATGAGAAGATAAGGAAGAATCCAGAGAAGCTGCAAAAGAGCAAAGATAAGGTGAAGAAATTTGTCGCCAAGCATGAGAAGCCCAAAAAACTAAACGCCAAGCTGAGGAAGAAGCGcgtaaaggaaaag TTGGCCAAATACGTGGAGAAGTTGCAGTGA